One Deltaproteobacteria bacterium DNA segment encodes these proteins:
- a CDS encoding fatty acid hydroxylase, translating to MEAPLSPERRNTLRAELLAETPRWYVPWVHLVAPSSFGIVAIVAALASIRDLHPLELLTVPVVYLLANAFEWWIHGAALHRRHPLAPVLYDQHTPKHHMLYLTDDMAMRDLREYRLVLIPAYGLFLLIVGQIGAWFALTRLGFPNVACLYAATAIAYAVSYEWLHFSYHLPHEHPVVRNPIIKRLARHHAIHHDPRIMQRKNMNVTVPLTDWVMGTAVDRPPS from the coding sequence ATCGAGGCTCCGCTCTCGCCCGAGAGGCGGAACACGCTGCGCGCCGAGCTCCTCGCCGAGACGCCCCGCTGGTACGTGCCGTGGGTGCACCTCGTCGCACCGTCGTCGTTCGGGATCGTGGCGATCGTGGCGGCGTTGGCCTCGATCCGCGACCTCCACCCGCTCGAGCTCCTGACGGTGCCCGTGGTGTACCTCCTCGCGAACGCGTTCGAGTGGTGGATCCACGGAGCCGCGCTGCACCGCCGCCACCCGCTCGCGCCGGTGCTCTACGACCAGCACACGCCGAAACACCACATGCTGTACCTGACCGACGACATGGCGATGCGCGACCTGCGCGAATACCGCCTCGTCCTGATCCCGGCGTACGGCCTCTTCCTCCTCATCGTCGGCCAGATCGGCGCGTGGTTCGCGCTGACCCGGCTCGGCTTCCCGAACGTCGCGTGCCTCTACGCGGCGACCGCGATCGCCTACGCGGTGAGCTACGAGTGGCTGCATTTTTCGTATCACCTGCCGCACGAGCACCCCGTCGTCCGCAACCCGATCATCAAGCGTCTCGCGCGCCATCACGCGATCCACCACGACCCGCGCATCATGCAGCGCAAGAACATGAACGTGACGGTGCCGCTCACGGACTGGGTGATGGGCACCGCGGTCGACCGCCCGCCGAGCTGA
- a CDS encoding fumarylacetoacetate hydrolase family protein, translating to MSLRLANVAGRASLLLGDVLIDVARAAGGRFSEDPMAALAAWDVFTEWARGRGPGDATGPRAPADLGPPVPRPSKVFAIGMNYRAHAAEAKLEIPKSPVVFTKFPNCIGGPFADVELYSDRVDWEIELVVVIGRRGRRIAEKDALAHVAGYTVGQDVSDRRMQFADKPPQFSLGKSLDGYGPTGPALVTLDAFRDPNDLGLTCDVGGERMQDGRTADMVFPVAPLVAYLSRWCTLEPGDLIFTGTPAGVGSTRDPRRYLAPGEEIVSTIEGIGTMRNRCVAAPA from the coding sequence ATGAGCCTTCGCCTCGCCAACGTCGCCGGCCGCGCCTCCCTCCTCCTCGGCGACGTGCTGATCGACGTCGCCCGCGCCGCCGGCGGCCGCTTCTCCGAGGATCCGATGGCGGCGCTCGCCGCGTGGGACGTCTTCACCGAATGGGCGCGCGGCCGCGGCCCCGGCGACGCTACCGGGCCGCGCGCGCCCGCCGACCTCGGTCCGCCCGTACCCCGTCCCTCCAAGGTCTTCGCGATCGGCATGAACTACCGGGCCCACGCGGCCGAGGCGAAGCTCGAAATCCCGAAGTCGCCGGTCGTGTTCACGAAGTTCCCGAATTGCATCGGCGGACCGTTCGCCGACGTGGAGCTCTACTCCGATCGCGTCGACTGGGAGATCGAGCTCGTGGTCGTGATCGGCCGGCGCGGCAGGCGGATCGCCGAGAAGGACGCGCTCGCCCACGTCGCCGGCTACACGGTCGGCCAGGACGTCTCCGATCGCCGCATGCAGTTCGCCGACAAGCCGCCGCAGTTCTCGCTCGGGAAGTCGCTCGACGGCTACGGGCCGACCGGTCCGGCGCTGGTCACGCTCGACGCGTTCCGCGACCCGAACGACCTCGGGCTCACCTGCGACGTCGGCGGCGAGCGCATGCAGGACGGCCGCACCGCCGACATGGTCTTTCCGGTCGCGCCGCTCGTGGCGTACCTCTCGCGCTGGTGCACGCTCGAGCCGGGCGACCTGATCTTCACCGGCACGCCCGCCGGCGTCGGCTCGACGCGCGACCCGCGCCGCTACCTGGCGCCCGGCGAGGAGATCGTGAGCACGATCGAAGGCATCGGCACGATGCGGAATCGCTGCGTCGCGGCGCCGGCGTGA
- a CDS encoding methyltransferase, translating into MRRGAGVTAVSVAPAGLVRRARRPPGWQAPGPRPAAPDSGLGPHAGEDLCYLAGDWRIFQRVAGHRWSLDDLVTAWVAAMVTAERPPRRFVDLGCGIGTVLMLVAWRFPEASGLGVEAQPMSVDLARRSLAWNGATDRCAVRLGDFREIVTELAAAPADLVTGTPPYLTPGRAIAPRRVQCGPCHFEERGGIEAYGGAAAALLAPGGRFVVCGAAFQHARALAALAAAGLAVQHAVRVIPRAGKAPLFRVYVARRAGEAEATTTAVPAELVVRDTTGRWTDAFAGVRTAMGMPVRDPRTEDRA; encoded by the coding sequence CTGCGTCGCGGCGCCGGCGTGACGGCGGTGTCCGTGGCGCCCGCCGGCCTCGTACGGCGGGCGCGGCGTCCGCCCGGGTGGCAGGCGCCCGGGCCGCGTCCCGCGGCGCCCGACTCCGGGCTCGGCCCGCACGCGGGCGAAGACCTCTGCTACCTCGCGGGCGACTGGCGGATCTTCCAGCGGGTCGCCGGCCACCGCTGGTCGCTCGACGACCTCGTGACGGCCTGGGTCGCGGCGATGGTCACGGCCGAGCGTCCACCGCGCCGCTTCGTCGACCTCGGCTGCGGCATCGGCACGGTGCTGATGCTGGTGGCGTGGCGTTTTCCCGAGGCGTCCGGACTCGGCGTCGAGGCGCAGCCGATGAGCGTCGACCTCGCACGGCGGTCGCTCGCGTGGAACGGCGCGACCGACCGCTGCGCGGTCAGGCTCGGCGACTTCCGGGAGATCGTCACCGAGCTCGCGGCCGCGCCGGCGGACCTCGTGACCGGCACGCCGCCGTACCTCACACCGGGCCGCGCGATCGCGCCCCGCCGCGTGCAATGCGGTCCGTGCCACTTCGAGGAGCGGGGAGGGATCGAGGCGTATGGCGGCGCGGCGGCGGCGCTGCTCGCGCCGGGCGGCCGCTTCGTCGTGTGCGGGGCGGCGTTCCAGCACGCGCGGGCGCTCGCCGCGCTCGCCGCCGCCGGCCTCGCGGTACAGCACGCCGTGCGGGTGATCCCGCGGGCGGGCAAGGCGCCGCTCTTCCGCGTCTACGTGGCGCGGCGGGCGGGCGAGGCGGAGGCGACGACCACGGCGGTGCCGGCGGAGCTGGTCGTGCGCGATACGACGGGACGATGGACGGACGCCTTCGCCGGCGTCCGAACCGCGATGGGCATGCCGGTGCGCGACCCACGAACGGAGGATCGAGCATGA
- a CDS encoding methyltransferase domain-containing protein encodes MERLDAAGPNAEQITYWNEQGGSRWVRLQEGLDAQLASFGRVVMDRLVIGAGERVLDVGCGCGETTLELGRRVGPRGSVVGVDISTIMLERARQRAAGAANVEFLVADAQTHPFAAASVDVVFSRFGVMFFQDPHAAFANLHRALVPGGRLGFHCWKTFRENDFMTVPFGAALRHVPPPPPPPSPHAPGPFAFADPDRVRGILGDAGFAEVGFESRHDAMVLGAAVEEAADFALQLGPASIALREAPPETVAKVRASVREVLAAHTTPEGVRLGTSSWIVTARKL; translated from the coding sequence ATGGAACGACTCGATGCCGCGGGACCGAACGCCGAGCAGATCACGTACTGGAACGAGCAGGGCGGGTCGCGGTGGGTGCGCCTGCAGGAGGGGCTCGACGCCCAGCTCGCGTCGTTCGGCCGCGTCGTGATGGACCGGCTCGTGATCGGCGCGGGCGAGCGCGTGCTCGACGTCGGCTGCGGCTGCGGCGAGACCACGCTCGAGCTCGGCCGCCGCGTCGGGCCGCGCGGGAGCGTCGTCGGCGTCGACATCTCGACCATCATGCTCGAGCGCGCGCGCCAGCGCGCGGCGGGCGCCGCGAACGTCGAGTTCCTCGTCGCCGACGCCCAGACGCACCCCTTCGCCGCCGCCAGCGTCGACGTCGTCTTCTCGCGCTTCGGGGTGATGTTCTTCCAGGACCCGCATGCGGCCTTCGCCAATCTCCACCGTGCGCTCGTGCCCGGAGGTCGTCTCGGCTTCCACTGCTGGAAGACGTTTCGGGAGAACGACTTCATGACGGTGCCGTTCGGCGCCGCGCTGCGGCACGTGCCGCCGCCGCCCCCGCCGCCGTCGCCGCACGCGCCGGGGCCGTTCGCGTTCGCCGATCCCGACCGCGTGCGCGGCATCCTCGGCGACGCGGGCTTCGCCGAGGTCGGGTTCGAGTCGCGCCACGACGCGATGGTGCTCGGCGCCGCGGTCGAGGAGGCCGCCGACTTCGCGCTCCAGTTGGGGCCGGCGTCGATCGCGCTCCGCGAGGCGCCGCCGGAGACGGTCGCCAAGGTGCGCGCGAGCGTGCGCGAGGTGCTCGCCGCGCACACCACGCCGGAGGGGGTGCGCCTCGGCACGTCGTCGTGGATCGTGACGGCGCGGAAGCTCTGA
- a CDS encoding nitronate monooxygenase yields MDRIDTRVTRLLGVRYPIVQAPMGWIARARLASAVSNAGGLGIIETSSGELDEVRDEIRKMRDLTDQPFGVNIAQLFVRDPSIVDFVVAQGVRFVTTSAGDPRQYTTQLKAAGLTVFHVVPSLAAASKAVAAGVDGLVVEGGEGGGFKNPLDVATMVLLPLVCSKVDVPVIAAGGICDGPSMAAAFALGAEGVQMGSRMVSAAESPVHENWKRAIVAAAETDTVFLNRFSRPGLRALRTQKTTALEREAHVGFDVFARVRDLYFGGDMEASIALAGQVVGRIEEVKPVADIIAETVAGFRATAARLAGFAAPHGRTSPS; encoded by the coding sequence ATGGACCGCATCGATACCAGAGTCACGCGCCTGCTCGGCGTCCGCTACCCCATCGTGCAGGCGCCGATGGGATGGATCGCCCGCGCCCGGCTCGCGTCGGCCGTCTCCAACGCCGGCGGGCTCGGCATCATCGAGACCTCGTCGGGCGAGCTCGACGAGGTGCGCGACGAGATCCGCAAGATGCGCGACCTCACCGACCAGCCGTTCGGGGTGAACATCGCGCAGCTCTTCGTGCGCGATCCGTCGATCGTCGACTTCGTGGTCGCGCAGGGCGTCCGCTTCGTCACGACCTCGGCGGGCGACCCGCGCCAGTACACCACGCAGCTGAAGGCGGCCGGGCTCACGGTCTTCCACGTCGTGCCTTCGCTCGCCGCCGCCTCCAAGGCGGTCGCGGCGGGCGTCGACGGGCTCGTCGTCGAAGGCGGGGAGGGCGGCGGCTTCAAGAACCCGCTCGACGTCGCGACCATGGTGCTCCTGCCGCTCGTCTGCTCGAAAGTCGACGTGCCGGTGATCGCGGCCGGCGGCATCTGCGACGGCCCGAGCATGGCGGCGGCTTTCGCGCTCGGCGCCGAAGGCGTGCAGATGGGATCGCGCATGGTGTCGGCCGCGGAGTCGCCGGTCCACGAGAACTGGAAGCGGGCGATCGTCGCGGCCGCGGAAACCGATACGGTTTTCCTGAACCGCTTCAGCCGGCCGGGGCTCCGCGCGCTCCGGACGCAGAAGACGACGGCCCTCGAGCGCGAGGCGCACGTCGGCTTCGACGTCTTCGCGCGCGTGCGGGATCTCTACTTCGGCGGCGACATGGAAGCCTCGATCGCGCTCGCCGGGCAGGTGGTGGGACGGATCGAGGAGGTGAAGCCGGTCGCCGACATCATCGCGGAGACGGTGGCGGGATTCCGAGCGACCGCGGCGCGTCTGGCGGGGTTCGCCGCGCCACATGGTCGAACGAGCCCTTCCTGA
- a CDS encoding putative lipoprotein, translating to MKNLAIVVLLALLPLGCSFSYSSESSWKSSKSSSGSSSGDEDKKEAYRNDVRDFTAAWAAGTGDVAGFENGLTTVARRHGITDWEADDATFTAIGAGLKRARVADLARYESTVARGEPAKVALLRRGYGS from the coding sequence ATGAAGAACCTCGCGATCGTCGTCCTGCTGGCGCTGCTTCCGCTCGGATGCTCGTTCTCCTACAGCTCGGAGAGCAGCTGGAAGTCGTCGAAGAGCTCCTCGGGCAGCAGCTCGGGCGACGAGGACAAGAAGGAAGCCTACCGAAACGACGTGCGCGACTTCACCGCGGCCTGGGCCGCGGGGACAGGCGACGTCGCCGGCTTCGAGAACGGCCTCACGACGGTGGCGCGCCGTCACGGCATCACCGATTGGGAGGCCGACGACGCGACCTTCACCGCGATCGGCGCCGGACTGAAGCGCGCGCGGGTCGCCGACCTCGCCCGCTACGAGTCGACCGTGGCGCGCGGCGAGCCGGCGAAGGTGGCCCTCCTCCGCCGCGGCTACGGATCCTGA
- a CDS encoding ABC transporter permease, which yields MAEAARTRGDIKLERSGDGALVVRLTGAWTLDTGVPPAADVERALATGPRPTRLAFDLAGLGPWDSGLISFVIRTGELAADRRVPLDEATLPDGLRRLLALARRVPGAQPRHVERPSSWLARVGLAALDAWDEARAMLGFLGEATLALGRFVRGQARFRARDFWLLVQQAGADALPIVTLISFLVGTIFAFVGAVQLERFGATIYVADLVGIAIVREMGAVMTAIVMAGRTGAAYAAQLGTMKVTQELDALTTMGFSTLDFLVLPRMLALCLMMPLLCLYADALGVLGGSLIGIGMLHLPAVTYFNQTFNAVTISNLAGGVLKASVYGVLVAIAGCLRGLQSGSSSSAVGDAATSAVVTGIVAIIVACGIFAVVFYILGI from the coding sequence ATGGCCGAGGCGGCGCGCACACGCGGCGACATCAAGCTCGAGCGGTCGGGGGACGGTGCGCTCGTCGTTCGCCTGACCGGCGCGTGGACGCTCGATACCGGCGTGCCGCCCGCGGCCGACGTCGAGCGCGCGCTCGCGACGGGCCCGCGGCCCACGCGCCTCGCCTTCGATCTCGCCGGGCTCGGTCCGTGGGACAGCGGCCTCATCAGCTTCGTCATCCGGACCGGCGAGCTCGCCGCCGACCGCCGGGTTCCGCTCGACGAGGCGACGCTCCCCGACGGCCTCCGGCGTCTCCTCGCGCTCGCGCGCCGGGTGCCGGGCGCGCAGCCCCGCCACGTCGAGCGGCCGTCGTCGTGGCTCGCGCGCGTCGGGCTCGCCGCGCTCGACGCCTGGGACGAGGCCCGCGCGATGCTCGGGTTCCTCGGCGAGGCGACCCTCGCACTCGGGCGCTTCGTGCGCGGGCAGGCCCGCTTCCGGGCCCGCGACTTCTGGCTCCTCGTGCAGCAGGCCGGAGCCGACGCGCTCCCGATCGTGACCCTCATCAGCTTCCTGGTGGGCACCATCTTCGCGTTCGTCGGCGCCGTGCAGCTCGAGCGCTTCGGGGCGACCATTTACGTCGCCGACCTCGTTGGCATCGCCATCGTGCGCGAGATGGGCGCGGTCATGACGGCGATCGTCATGGCCGGCCGCACGGGCGCGGCGTACGCGGCGCAGCTCGGTACGATGAAGGTGACGCAGGAGCTCGACGCGCTCACCACCATGGGGTTCTCGACGCTCGACTTCCTCGTGCTGCCGCGCATGCTGGCGCTCTGTCTGATGATGCCGCTCCTCTGCCTCTACGCCGACGCGCTCGGCGTGCTCGGCGGCTCGCTCATCGGGATCGGCATGCTGCACTTGCCGGCGGTCACGTACTTCAACCAGACCTTCAACGCGGTGACGATCTCGAACCTCGCCGGCGGCGTGCTGAAGGCCTCGGTCTACGGCGTCCTGGTCGCGATCGCGGGCTGTCTGCGCGGCCTCCAGTCGGGAAGCAGCTCGTCGGCGGTCGGCGACGCGGCGACGTCGGCGGTCGTGACCGGCATCGTCGCGATCATCGTCGCGTGCGGCATCTTCGCCGTCGTGTTCTACATCCTCGGGATCTGA
- a CDS encoding ATP-binding cassette domain-containing protein, with translation MAERDDAHITVEDLTIAYGERVIMRDLDFVIRHGDVFVIMGASGSGKSTLLRNMIGLNEPTRGDVRYDGRSFTHADEPTRQQMLQRFGVMYQGGALFSSMTLAENVGLPLGEYTSLSDAEIREVASLKLALVGLKGFEDFFPAEISGGMWKRAGIARAMALDPAILFFDEPSAGLDPISSRQLDDLILELRASLGTTIVVVTHELPSIFAIATDSVFLDIETKTIIAQGSPHDMLARPDTDPKVRRFLTRGEEGGKVGEALRRG, from the coding sequence ATGGCCGAGCGCGACGACGCCCACATCACCGTCGAGGACCTGACGATCGCCTACGGCGAACGGGTCATCATGCGCGACCTCGACTTCGTCATTCGTCACGGCGACGTCTTCGTCATCATGGGGGCGAGCGGCTCGGGCAAGAGCACGCTGCTCCGCAACATGATCGGGCTGAACGAGCCCACCAGGGGCGACGTGCGCTACGACGGCCGGAGCTTCACGCACGCCGACGAGCCGACCCGCCAGCAGATGCTGCAGCGCTTCGGCGTGATGTATCAGGGCGGCGCGCTCTTCAGCTCGATGACCCTCGCCGAGAACGTCGGCCTGCCGCTCGGCGAGTACACGTCGCTCAGCGATGCCGAGATCCGCGAGGTCGCGTCGCTGAAGCTCGCGCTCGTCGGCCTCAAGGGCTTCGAGGACTTCTTCCCGGCCGAGATCAGCGGCGGCATGTGGAAGCGCGCCGGCATCGCCCGCGCCATGGCGCTCGACCCCGCCATCCTCTTCTTCGACGAGCCGTCGGCCGGCCTCGACCCGATCAGCTCGCGCCAGCTCGACGACCTCATCCTCGAGTTGCGGGCGAGCCTCGGAACGACCATCGTCGTCGTGACGCACGAGCTCCCGAGCATCTTCGCGATCGCGACCGACAGCGTGTTCCTCGACATCGAGACGAAGACCATCATCGCGCAGGGCTCGCCGCACGACATGCTGGCGCGCCCCGACACCGATCCGAAGGTGCGCCGCTTTCTGACGCGCGGCGAGGAGGGAGGCAAGGTGGGGGAGGCGCTCCGGCGTGGGTAG
- a CDS encoding type II toxin-antitoxin system VapC family toxin, translated as MTRALADTSVFVSIEQDRPRRRPMPDEILVSVVTVGELQLGVLMASDGATRARRLKTLTYVESTFEPVPVDAAAAREWARLVAHCRRRQHRVPVNDLWIAATAIVHDLSVLTQDADYDRIPGLRVVKL; from the coding sequence GTGACCCGGGCACTCGCCGACACCTCGGTCTTCGTCTCGATCGAACAGGATCGGCCGCGACGACGCCCCATGCCCGACGAGATCCTCGTCTCGGTCGTCACCGTCGGCGAGCTCCAACTGGGCGTGCTCATGGCGTCCGACGGTGCCACCCGAGCGCGGCGCCTCAAGACCCTCACCTACGTCGAGTCGACCTTCGAGCCGGTGCCCGTCGATGCAGCCGCAGCCCGGGAATGGGCACGCCTCGTTGCGCATTGTCGTCGCAGGCAACACCGGGTTCCCGTGAACGACCTCTGGATTGCCGCAACGGCCATCGTGCACGACCTGTCGGTACTGACGCAGGATGCCGACTACGACCGCATTCCCGGCCTTCGCGTCGTCAAGTTGTAG
- a CDS encoding type II toxin-antitoxin system prevent-host-death family antitoxin: MRKQDEVPVRDLRNHTTRVLRRVERGERVRVTINGRPVAEIRPLARRREVVPWDELSRALEVCRADAGLLDDLRMAVPDTSDDVR, translated from the coding sequence ATGCGGAAGCAAGACGAGGTGCCCGTGCGCGACCTGCGCAACCATACGACACGTGTATTGCGACGTGTAGAGCGCGGCGAGCGCGTACGAGTGACCATCAACGGTCGACCTGTCGCCGAGATTCGTCCGCTGGCTCGGCGTCGCGAGGTCGTTCCGTGGGACGAGCTGTCGCGAGCACTCGAGGTGTGCCGTGCGGACGCCGGGCTGTTGGACGACCTGAGAATGGCCGTTCCCGATACCTCGGACGATGTGCGGTGA
- a CDS encoding BrnA antitoxin family protein → MDFSDIPELTDAQLARARRVGRPPFGRAARELIAIRVDPDVLRSLRVEATRTGSGYQTLIHKLLAAHVRKSA, encoded by the coding sequence ATGGACTTCTCGGACATTCCGGAGCTGACAGATGCGCAGCTTGCGCGGGCGCGACGTGTCGGGCGACCCCCGTTCGGACGTGCGGCGCGCGAGCTGATCGCGATTCGCGTCGACCCGGATGTCCTGCGATCCTTGCGGGTGGAGGCGACCCGCACGGGTAGCGGTTACCAGACGCTCATCCACAAGCTACTCGCCGCACACGTTCGGAAGAGCGCCTGA
- a CDS encoding NAD(P)H-dependent oxidoreductase: MTPRLHVIICSTRPGRTGPPIAHWFRDRATKHGGFDVHLVDLADFNLPIYDEPVHPMRQDYMHEHTREWSRSVAVADAYVFVSPEYNYCPTPALVNALDYVYTEWNYKPCGFVSYGGVSGGLRAVQAAKLQVTTLKMMPMMEGVAVPMAQQMIGDDGKFRSNEAIDRSATTLLDELLRWALGLKAMRESGSS, from the coding sequence ATGACACCCCGGTTGCACGTCATCATCTGCAGCACCAGACCCGGCCGCACCGGGCCGCCGATCGCGCATTGGTTTCGTGATCGTGCCACGAAGCACGGAGGCTTCGATGTGCATCTCGTCGATCTGGCGGACTTCAATCTGCCCATTTACGACGAGCCCGTACATCCGATGCGCCAAGACTACATGCATGAGCACACGCGCGAGTGGAGCCGCAGCGTAGCCGTCGCGGACGCATACGTGTTCGTCTCGCCGGAATACAACTATTGCCCGACACCGGCGCTGGTCAACGCGCTCGACTACGTCTACACGGAATGGAACTATAAGCCGTGCGGGTTCGTCAGCTACGGCGGCGTTTCGGGCGGCCTGCGGGCGGTACAGGCCGCCAAGCTGCAGGTCACCACCTTGAAGATGATGCCGATGATGGAGGGCGTGGCGGTCCCGATGGCGCAACAGATGATCGGCGACGACGGGAAGTTCCGGTCCAACGAAGCGATCGACAGGTCGGCCACCACGCTCCTCGACGAGCTTCTGCGTTGGGCCCTGGGGTTGAAGGCCATGCGCGAGTCGGGTTCGAGCTGA